From the genome of Actinomycetota bacterium:
CAGCGATGAAGTCGAGGACGAAATTGACTTTGGATAGGGTTATATCGACGTTCGAATGATCGGGCTCAAAGCTCTTGATGCCCTGACCCGCCTCGAAGAGAGATATGTCTTCTTTCAGATCTATGACATGTATCAAACCCTTCTTCTGAAGGGTCTTTAAGAGTTCTTCCTTGATCGAATCATGAGCAATTAAGTGAACCTTCTTGACCTTTAGAACGGCCATTTTTAACCGACCAACTCCTCGGTCACTACCTTTATCGAATCATCCAATCTTTCTTTGGAGAGAGCAGCTAGGCCCGCCCCTTCTTTTTCTGCTTTCTCTTTAAAATCAGCCGCCTTGGCCTTGGCCTCTTCGATCAATTTTTTGTAGATCGACTCTGCCTCCGCTTGAGTCTCTTCGACGGCTGCCTTTATTATATCTTGCCCTTCTTTCTTTGCTTTAACCATAATGGCCTCGGCCTCTTTTTTGGCCTCCTCGATTATGACTCTGGCCTTCTCTTCCACTTCCAGTATCGCTTTTAATTTTTCGGCCAACTTTGACTCACCTTTCCTCTTGACTAAAGAACGAAATCAGATTGATCGCTAAAGAATTGATAACGATAACCCCAGCTAAAACACCAGTTCGCATCCGGTTAAAAGCAAATATTCATAAATCTACTACTAAACTAATTACAAGCGCAATGGAAATCGGTAAAATTTCGTGAAAATTTTTACAATTAGTGCTTGGTGCCCGAGGTCGGAGTCGAACCGACACGCCCACAAGGGGCAACGGATTTTAAGTCCGGTGCGTCTGCCTGTTCCGCCACTCGGGCGTCGGTTTTAAGGCATCGCTAAAACTTTACTAATATAGCAAAGGGGGGGCTTTAGTTCAAGAAAATATAATGACTAGGGATATGAGCATTAGTAATATCAATCGATAGGTTTGGTAAATGTCTAATCTAAGATGCTCCCGCTCATCGATATTATTATCCCATCCAAGATATCCCGCTCGCTCACCACAAGTTCGCTTAAACAGAGCCCCTTCATGAGCTCACACAATATAGCCGCCCCGGCAACTATTATGTCCGCCCTTTTCGGATCCAGGCCGACCAGGCCCTTTCTCTCTTTTATCGGCATTTTTGAGAGAAGCTTGAATATCCTTTCGGTTTCCTTTTGGGTTAGAACATGGCCGTCTATCAGGCTCGGATCATACCTTTCCATCTTGAGCGAGATGGAGGAGATGGTTGTGATGGTCCCGGCAACTCCGATGGCAAGATAGCTCGTCCAAGACTTGGCCTCTTCGAAGAGTTCTTTAGCCAGGAGATTTACGTAGTCAACCATGGCATGAAGTTCGCTTTCTAGCGGTGGATCGCTCTTTAAAAACATCTCGGTCAAACGGACGCTGCCAAAATCGAAGCTCTCTGCCCTTACCGCTTCTCCCCGTCGGCCGAAGATCAGCTCGGTGCTTCCTCCTCCGATATCGATGACGAGGCTTTTCTCTTGGTCTCCCCCGGCCGAAGTGGCTCCGCTAAAGGCGGCCGCTGCCTCTTCTTGACCCGAGAGGACCTTAAGCTTAAGGCCGGACCTTTTAAGGATCATCTCCTTAAACTCCTTGGAGTTTTTGGCGTCTCGAACGGCGCTCGTTGCGATGACCAAGGTCTCTGAGGCCCCCTTTAGTCTGGCCCGCTCGGCAAAGCTTATGACCACTTGGGCCGTCCGCTCCATGGCCTCTTTGAGCAGGACTCTCCTCTCGTCAACCCCCTCGCCCAGCCTGGTTATCTCGGTCAGCTTCTCGATGGTCTTGAATGCGCCGTCGCCATAATCGGCTATCAAGAGGCGGGTCGAGTTGGTCCCAATATCGATAGCAGCAAGGATCACTCTTGCCACCTATCGCAGTAGGAACAGTCATCGTCGAAGGCGACCCAGCCATCGACCATGCGGCCGATGGGATTCTTTCCCGTCGCCAAGTAGTGGGCGTAATGGCCATGAAGACATTTCACGCTTCCCATATCCTTGACGCCGCAGATTCCAAGGTTCATATCGCCCTTATGCATATCCTTCTCCTTATCGATTAAGCTCCGGCTCAGACTGCGGTAATCATCATGGGCGGAACTTAGCTCATCTCTGAGATCCTTATCATCTTTCAGTCTTTCTTGAAGCGCCTTGACCCAGCCGCTCACCTCCAAGCGCGAGACCAATCTTTTGAGAAGAGGACAACTGAGCCAGAGTACCGTTGGAAAAGGGGTTCCATCTTCTAAAATGGGAGAGTTTATGATGACTTGGGGATAATCGAACCGGCAGCGCTTTGCGACCTTTATGGCGCCACGCACCTTGCGTCCGATCTGTCTTTCAATGATTGCCTGGTCCCGCCCGCTCAAAGGAGTGGAATGAGTGAAAAAATCCTCTATTCTATACCGCCTCCGAGAGACTTACCAGAAAATTCTTTATCTTCTGCCATATCGAATCCTCTTTTGCTTCCCCATCGGGTTCGGCTTCCATCTCGCCTAAGGCCGCTCCCTCCTCTTCCACCACAACTACAAAGGACTCCTCCCCCGGCTTGACCAGACCGAGGTCCTCTCTGGCCAAAAGCTCCACCCCTTCATCGGTCTTCAAGGAGTCGACCTCCTCTTCTAAGAGCTCGTTCTGTTTCTGAAGGTCGACAATCTCCTTTTTAAGCTCTGGGACCCGGCTCTTGGTGGTCAGCATGGTTGCGATTGGCCTGTAGAGGAGCATGATGGTAATCGAGATGAGTGCAAGATACATCAGGGTGCCAAGGTCGATAAAGCGCTTTCTTCTCCTTTTGAGAGGCCGTTTGGAAGGAGCCTCTCTGGACGCAGCCCTCTTTTTGGCCGCCGTATTGCCAGAATGTCTGCCCGTCATACCTCATGCACCTTTATCAGATTCGTCGTTCCGGGTGTGTTGACGATGACCCCGGCCGTGATGACCACGACGTCACCCTCTTTGAGAAGGCCTGACCTCTTGGCCTCGGCGACCGAGATGGAGATCATGCCGTCGGTATCCTTGCTTAAGCCCACGAGTAGGGGAATGACCCCAAAGGAGACGGCAAGCCTCCCCAAGACCCGTTCATTTGGAGTGGCCGCAATTATCGGTTCGGCCGGCCGGTATTTTGAAATGCGCAGGGCCGTCGCGCCCGACTGGGTCGGGGTAACTATGGCATCGGCTCCCAAGCCGGCCGCAAGACCGCAGGCGGCGTAACTTATCGAATCAGTGGAGCTATCCTTGGCCCAGGCCTTTTTGCCGCTTACCTTGTCATCGTAATCTATCGAGCTCTCAGTCTTCTCGATTATGCGCTTCATCATCTTGACCGACTCGACGGGATAGGAGCCGACGGCCGTCTCGCCCGAGAGCATTACGGCGTCGGTCTCATCCAAGATGGCATTGGCCACATCGCTCACCTCAGCCCTGGTCGGCCGGAGGTTGTCAATCATGGAATTTAACATTTGAGTTGCGGTTATGACCGGTTTACCCTTTCGGGCTGCAAGGTTGATTATCCCTTTCTGGAGTAGAGGTACGTCTTCGGGGGGCATCTCGACCCCAAGATCGCCTCTGGCAACCATTATCCCGTCGGCCTCATCGACTATCGCCTCGATGGCCCTGGCCGCCTCATGCTTTTCGATCTTTGCGATTATCGGAACCTGATGTCCCATCTCGGCCATCAGGGCCCTTAGTCCTTTTATATCGCCTGGGCTGCGGACGAAAGACATGGCCACCCAGTCTGGGGAGTGTTCAAGGCCGAATTTGAGATCGGCCAAGTCCTTTTCGGTGACCGAATCGATGCTGACTGAGGAGTCGGGCAGGTTGACCCCCTTGTGGGAAGAGAGCTCGCCGCCATCTATAACTTCACAGACGACCTCTTTGCCTTGGACCTTCTCCACCTTGAGCTCAATTAGGCCATCGTTTATGAGGACTAGGCTGCCAGCCTCAACATCTTTGGGGAAACCCTTGTAGCTTATGGAGGCCCGCTCGCCGTCGCCTAAGATATCTTCGGTGGTCAAGGTGAACCTTGCGCCCTCCTTTAAGACGACGCCCTCTTTGACCTCGCCCACCCTGATCTTAGGGCCGGAGAGGTCCATGATGATTCCGATCGGGTGGCCCATCTCCTTGGAGAGCGCTCTCAAATTTGTGATGTTCTCTAGATGCCCCCTGTGGGCGCCGTGAGAGAGGTTTAGCCTAGCCACGTTCATGCCCGCCTCAATCATCCCCTTGAGGACCTCTCTACCCTCGCTGGCCGGCCCTATGGTGCAGACTATCTTGGTCCGCCGCATCTAACCTCCACTTTATGCAGATTATCTAGCGCTTGACGTTATAGAAGGCCTTATCCTTGGGATAGACGGCCATCTCGCCAAGATCCGACTCGATCCTTAAAAGTTGATTATACTTACAGACCCTATCGGTCCTGGATGGGGCCCCGGTCTTTATCTGACCGGCATTGGTGGCTACGGCCACATCGGCGATGGTGGTATCCTCGGTCTCGCCGCTCCTGTGCGAGATGACGGCCGTATAGCCGGCCCGTTTGGCCATCTCGATAACGCTAAGGGTTTCGGTAAGGCTGCCTATCTGGTTCAGCTTGACCAAGATAGAGTTGGCCACTCCAAGCTCGATCCCCTTGGCCAGGCGCTTTACGTTGGTCACGAAGAGATCGTCTCCGATCAATTGAATCTTTTCGCCCAGGCGCTCGGTCAAGGCCCGCCAGCCGTCCCAGTCCTCTTCGGCCATGCCGTCCTCTATCGAGATTATGGGATATTTATCGACCCAATCGGCATAAAACTCGACCATCTCGGCTGGAGTCAAGCTCCTTCCCTCGCCCTCAAGGAGGTATTTGCCATCCTTGAAGAACTCGGTCGAGGCCGGATCGAGGGCGATGAATACTTCGCTTCCCGGTTTGTAGCCGGCCGCCTCTATAGCTTCTATGATGACTCTTAAGGCCTCCTCGTTGGAAGAGAGATTGGGGGCAAAGCCGCCCTCGTCGCCGACGGCCGTGCTGTGACCCTTGGCGTGGAGGACACCCTTCAAAGAGTGGAATACCTCGGCCCCCATCCGAAGGGCCTCTTTGAAGGAGGCCGCTCCAACCGGCATGACCATAAATTCCTGAATATCGACGTTGTTGTCGGCGTGTTTTCCGCCGTTTAGGATGTTCATCATGGGAACGGGCAGGGTGTGGGCGTCAGGGCCGCCAAGGTAGCGGTAGAGGGGAAAGCTGAAGGTGTTGGCCACAGCCTTTGCCGCCGCGAGCGAGACGCCCAAAATCGCGTTGGCCCCAAGCTTTGCCTTATTTTCGGTCCCGTCCAACTCGATGAGACGAGCATCTAGCGCCCGCTGATCGAAGGCGTCCAAGCCTATCAGTTCCTTGGCGATGAGCTCATTGACGGTCTTGACCGCCTTTTCGACCCCTTTGCCGAGGTATCTAGATTTGTCGCCGTCTCTAAGCTCCACCGCTTCGAAGGCGCCTGTGGAAGCGCCCGACGGGACGGCCGCCCTGCCCCAGCCGCCGCCTGCAAGGCGGACCTCTACCTCGACAGTGGGATTGGCCCGAGAGTCCAAAATCTCCCTTGCTAAAATCTTTGTAATGCCGGTCATAAAGCCTCCAATCCGATTAAGGGGTCTTTACTTAAACCAACTCATCATCTATTTCGGCCTCTTTGGCAAGTGACCAAAATCTCTCCTTCTCACCCGAGGAGATGGCCTCAAAGTCAAGTCCCTTGCGGGCGGCCTCATCCAGCATCCAGACAAAGCGACGCTTGAATCTTTCGGCCGCCCGCCTTAGGGCGATTTCCGGATCGGCCTTGATGTGGCGAGCCAAGTTTACCGCCGTAAATAATATGTCGCCAAGCTCATCTTCGGCCTTATCGCTCATGATATCCGCTTTGAGCTCACCCATCTCTTCGTAGAGCTTGTCGATCACCCCGCCCGTATTTGGCCAATCAAAGCCGACCCTTGCCGCCGCCACCTGGACCTTGGCCGAGAAGATGAGGGCCGGAAGGGCGGGCGATATCCCACCGAGCGGACCCTTGCCCTCGCTCTCCTTGATGGCCTGCCAGCCCTTCAGGGCCTCGGCCTTATCTTCGGCCCCCTCGGTCAGAAAGACGTGGGGATGACGGCGGACTATCTTCTCATGGATGGAGGAGATGACGTCAACGAGTGAAAAGCACCCCTCCTCTTTGGCTATCTGGGCATGGAGGACTACTTGGAGAAGGATGTCGCCAAGCTCCTCCTTTAGGTGAAGATCGTCTCCCAGCTCTATCGCGTCCAGCACCTCATACGCCTCTTCTATCAGGTGAGGGGTCAAGCTTTCGTGAGTCTGCTCCCTGTCCCAGGGACAGCCGCCCTCGCCTCTAAGCTCGGCTATAAGCTGGGCAAGCCGACTCAGCTTATGATCCAAATCCATCGCTTCGCTTTGGGCCGCCACATTCTCCTTCAATCGTTGAATCCAAGGCCGTCATATCTATTTATTCGATTTATTATCGATCTTTTCGTTGGATTCGACATCGCTCTCTTCATCGAGCTCGACATCGGCCTTTCTATTTATTTTAATATCGGCCTCTTCTCTCAGTTCTTTCAGCCACTCTTCAAATTCCTCTCCCTTTTTGACCTCGGTCACCTCGGACCTCAGGGCCGCCTCCTCTTGCCCGGAGAGCGTGGGAGCCCTCTTGCCCAAGGTTACTATGATGTGCCAGCCAAACCGGCTCTGAGTGGGCTCGCTGATGACGTTAAGATCTTGGCTGAAGGCGACGTCGCCGTACTCCTTGACCAGACCATAGCGGGAAGCCCATCCGATATCCCCGCCATTTGCAGCCGAGCCCTGATCTTTGGAGTACTCGCCGGCCAGAGCCGCAAAATCGCCGCCTGCCTTCAGTTTATCCAAGACCTCTTTGGCGGTCTTCTCGTCATCGAGCAAGATGTGCTTGGTCTGGGCCTCTTCGATGGCCGAGTTGAAATCATCCTCGCTCAGCTCAAAACCCTCCGTCACCTTGGGGAAGACCTTTTCGTAAATGAGGGACTTTCTGATCTCCTCACCCAAAAACTCTAAGGTCAAGCCGTTCTCCTTGAGCTTGCTCAAAAAATCCCCCTCGCTGGCAAAGCTCTTCTTGACTTCATCTAGTTTGGATGAGACCTCCTCTGATGTCGCACCAATATTCTCGGCGGCCGCATAGGCGATCAGAAGCGTCTCGTCTATCAGGCTATCTAAGATATCCTCTTTAAGCTTCCCAGCTTCTTCGTCCGTAAGTTCGGCTCCGCCCGCCTGATTCTGCAGCTTTATGATCTCAAAGCGCCGGTTTAAATCAGTCGCAAGTATCTTCTTACCATTGACAGTGGCGACCACCTCGGGTCCACAACCGCTTAAGATGAGACTGGCCGCTAAAAACATCAAAATCAGAGATCTCTTCAAATCAACTCCTCCATTCCTGATCATTTGCGATTTTTTATTATATCATCAAGCAGCTTCTTTACGAAAGATAAGAGCTCTGTCCCATCGAGTCTGCCGATGGTAAAAAAGAGCGTCTTTGAGGCGGGCCGATAATCCAGCTTAGGCCCTGACCCGCCAAGCCCGCTCAATGCCTTAACCCCATCTCGGCCGAGCTCGACCCCGGCCAGCTTGAGCCTCCTTCCATCGTATGACAGGCCGTCAAGACTGGCCTCCATGGCCAAAAGCCTTATCTCGGCCAGATCCAAAAGATTTCTTACCGGCTCACCAAAGCGGCCGAACCTATCCCTTAGGGCCGCCTCCACCTTGGGCAGATCCTCCCTCCTCATCGCCAAAGCTATGGAGCGGTAGGCGTCAATACGCAGCCCCTCATCTTCGATATAGTCAGCTGGGATTATCGCCTCTATGGGCAAGTCTATGCTCAAGGTGGAGGCATCTTTGGGCAACTCTTCGCCTTTCAGCTCCAAGACCGCCTCTTTGAGCAGCTGGTTGTAGAGTTCGAAGCCGACGGCCTCCATCTGGCCGTGCTGTTCGGCTCCGAGGATGCTTCCAGCCCCTCGGATCTCAAGATCGCGCAGGGCAATCTTTATTCCCGAGCCAAGCTCGGTAAAGTCGGCCATCGCCTTTAAGCGCTTTTGGGCGTCCTCGCAGGCGAGCTCCCCCGAAGAGAGAAAGTAGGCGTAGGCGAGATGATGGGAACGACCGACCCTGCCCCTTAGCTGATACATCTGGGCAAGGCCCAGCCGCTCGGCCATCTCTACGATGATGGTGTTGGCCCTTGGGATATCTATGCCCGACTCGATTATGGTCGTACATAACAGTATATCCTGCTCTCCTTTTAAGAAGGAGTCCATCACCTTTTCCAGCTCGCGTTCATCCATCTGGCCGTGAGCGATGGCGATCTTGGCCTCGGGAATGAGCCCTCTTAGCCGCTCGGCCGCCGCATTGATGGTCATAACCCGGTTGTGAACATAAAAGATCTGGCCACCCCGGCTAAGCTCGCGCCGGACGGCCGAGCGGATCAGCTCCTCATCGTAGGGTACGACCTTGGTCGCTATAGGAAAGCGGTCTTCGGGCGGGGTGTTGATGACCGAAAGATCCCTCACCCCGCTCAAAGACATCTGAAGGGTCCGGGGGATGGGGGTTGCGCTCATGGTCAAGACGTCAACGTTCTTCCTTAAGTTCTTGAAGTGCTCCTTGTTGGCCACCCCGAAGCGCTGCTCCTCATCGATGATGACGAGCCCCAAATCCTTGAAGACGACATCCTTCTGGAGAAGCCGATGGGTCCCGATGACGACATCGACAAGACCCGCTTCGAGCTCCAAAAGCACCCTCTTCTCATCATCCCTCTTTCTGAAACGGCTGAGGAGTTCGATCCTGACCGGATAGGGGGCAAAGCGCTCCTTGAAGGTTAGAAAGTGCTGGTTGGCAAGGATGGTCGTCGGAACCAGAACCAGGACCTGTTTGCCGTCAAGAGCAGCCTTGAAGGCAGCTCTAAGGGCCACCTCCGTCTTGCCGTAGCCGACGTCGCCGCAGACCAAACGGTCCATCGGCCGCCCCTTCTCCATGTCTATCTTCACATCCCCTATCGCCCCGATCTGATCGGCCGTTTCGGCAAAGGGAAATGTCTCTTCCATCTCTGCCTGCCAGGGGGAATCTTTGGAAAAACTATGGCCAAAAACCTCCATCCGGTAGGCGTGGAGCGATAAGAGATCGAAGGCGAGCTTCTTGACCGACCTCTTGACCTTAGCTTTGGCTCTCGCCCAGTCCTTCATCCCGAGCTTGGAGAGAGAGGCCCCCTCCCCTTCGGCTCCGATATATTTGCTGATGAGACCGATCTGCTCGAGGGGAACGTAGAGGCGATCTCCATCTTTATACTCTAAAAGGATATACTCGCGCCTTATGCCGAGGGCCTCCTTTCTGGTCAGCCCCACAAAGATGCCGATGCCCTGGTTTCTATGGACGACCTTATCGCCCGCCTCCATCTCGGCAAGGGTTATGGGGCTCTCGCATGTGGCCGTCTGTTTGTCCCGCCTTAGAGGGCGCACCTTGACGAAGATGTCGGATTCACAGATGAGCCTCAACTTAGGATCGGTGAGACCGAAGCCCTCGCCAAAATCGGCCTCGATCAGGAGAGGGAGCCGGCTCGAAAGGGAGCTAAATTCCCTGGAATACTCCAGACCAAAGCCCGCGATTATTTCGGCCATCCGCTCGAGCTGGCCGCGGCTCCTTAGCACGATGACCTTCAGGCCATCCTCGCTCATCAAAAAATCTTTAAACTTATCCATGTCGCCAAGGAGGGGGTCTATCCTCTTCGAGGAGAACTCGATGGCTCCCCTGTGGCCCAGGCCGGGCGAGAGGCTTAGCGTCCCCTTGACCCCTTCAAGGAGGACGTCAAAGCTCAAAAAAGGCGGGTGGCCCGTAAGAGCTGTGATGAGACGACCGAGCTCGCCTTGAGTAAAATCATCTGCCTTTGAGCTCAAGACCTTGGCCTTAGCCGCAAGGATTTCTCGATCGCCCAGGATGAGAAGGGAACCCTTGGGCATGAAACCGGTAAGGCACCGCGGCCTCTCGGCTAGAAGGCGCCCATAGGCCGAGGCGCCGGGAAATGAAGTCCCACTCTCAAGGCGGGCGATGTCCTCTTTGAGCCAGGCTGGCTGCTCTCTCAGTGATTTGAGCCTTTCTGTGATCTTCTCTAGATCTTCATCAATTATAAATTCGGAGCAGGGATATATTGCGACGGACTTAAGCTCGTCGATTGAGCGCTGACTGGCAAGGTCGAAACTTCTTATCGACTCAATCATGTCGGAATAGAACTCCAGGCGGATGGGCTCGGGCATGTCGGGAGGAAAGATGTCGACGATCCCGCCGCGCACGCTAAGCTCTCCCCTCCCCTCCACCTTGGGCCGCCTCTCATATCCCAGCCCACAGAGGGAGGCTGAAAATTCGTAGAGATCTACCTCTCGTCCAACTTCTGCCGTCAGCGCACCTAACCTTGCGGGAATGATGTAGGAGATATCAAAAAGGGCGGCTTTTAGCGAGGAGAGCACGATGACGCCCT
Proteins encoded in this window:
- the pyk gene encoding pyruvate kinase, with product MRRTKIVCTIGPASEGREVLKGMIEAGMNVARLNLSHGAHRGHLENITNLRALSKEMGHPIGIIMDLSGPKIRVGEVKEGVVLKEGARFTLTTEDILGDGERASISYKGFPKDVEAGSLVLINDGLIELKVEKVQGKEVVCEVIDGGELSSHKGVNLPDSSVSIDSVTEKDLADLKFGLEHSPDWVAMSFVRSPGDIKGLRALMAEMGHQVPIIAKIEKHEAARAIEAIVDEADGIMVARGDLGVEMPPEDVPLLQKGIINLAARKGKPVITATQMLNSMIDNLRPTRAEVSDVANAILDETDAVMLSGETAVGSYPVESVKMMKRIIEKTESSIDYDDKVSGKKAWAKDSSTDSISYAACGLAAGLGADAIVTPTQSGATALRISKYRPAEPIIAATPNERVLGRLAVSFGVIPLLVGLSKDTDGMISISVAEAKRSGLLKEGDVVVITAGVIVNTPGTTNLIKVHEV
- a CDS encoding DUF501 domain-containing protein — its product is MSGRDQAIIERQIGRKVRGAIKVAKRCRFDYPQVIINSPILEDGTPFPTVLWLSCPLLKRLVSRLEVSGWVKALQERLKDDKDLRDELSSAHDDYRSLSRSLIDKEKDMHKGDMNLGICGVKDMGSVKCLHGHYAHYLATGKNPIGRMVDGWVAFDDDCSYCDRWQE
- a CDS encoding peptidylprolyl isomerase, which encodes MKRSLILMFLAASLILSGCGPEVVATVNGKKILATDLNRRFEIIKLQNQAGGAELTDEEAGKLKEDILDSLIDETLLIAYAAAENIGATSEEVSSKLDEVKKSFASEGDFLSKLKENGLTLEFLGEEIRKSLIYEKVFPKVTEGFELSEDDFNSAIEEAQTKHILLDDEKTAKEVLDKLKAGGDFAALAGEYSKDQGSAANGGDIGWASRYGLVKEYGDVAFSQDLNVISEPTQSRFGWHIIVTLGKRAPTLSGQEEAALRSEVTEVKKGEEFEEWLKELREEADIKINRKADVELDEESDVESNEKIDNKSNK
- a CDS encoding Ppx/GppA phosphatase family protein, translated to MILAAIDIGTNSTRLLIADYGDGAFKTIEKLTEITRLGEGVDERRVLLKEAMERTAQVVISFAERARLKGASETLVIATSAVRDAKNSKEFKEMILKRSGLKLKVLSGQEEAAAAFSGATSAGGDQEKSLVIDIGGGSTELIFGRRGEAVRAESFDFGSVRLTEMFLKSDPPLESELHAMVDYVNLLAKELFEEAKSWTSYLAIGVAGTITTISSISLKMERYDPSLIDGHVLTQKETERIFKLLSKMPIKERKGLVGLDPKRADIIVAGAAILCELMKGLCLSELVVSERDILDGIIISMSGSILD
- the mazG gene encoding nucleoside triphosphate pyrophosphohydrolase, translated to MKENVAAQSEAMDLDHKLSRLAQLIAELRGEGGCPWDREQTHESLTPHLIEEAYEVLDAIELGDDLHLKEELGDILLQVVLHAQIAKEEGCFSLVDVISSIHEKIVRRHPHVFLTEGAEDKAEALKGWQAIKESEGKGPLGGISPALPALIFSAKVQVAAARVGFDWPNTGGVIDKLYEEMGELKADIMSDKAEDELGDILFTAVNLARHIKADPEIALRRAAERFKRRFVWMLDEAARKGLDFEAISSGEKERFWSLAKEAEIDDELV
- a CDS encoding septum formation initiator family protein, with translation MTGRHSGNTAAKKRAASREAPSKRPLKRRRKRFIDLGTLMYLALISITIMLLYRPIATMLTTKSRVPELKKEIVDLQKQNELLEEEVDSLKTDEGVELLAREDLGLVKPGEESFVVVVEEEGAALGEMEAEPDGEAKEDSIWQKIKNFLVSLSEAV
- the mfd gene encoding transcription-repair coupling factor, coding for MLKAFKESQSYKDLMLRISKGEDCEALAPSNIYSLPLSALLHGLKRPIVMIVRDEIEVERVAVELKNFLDPALVATFPDLEVLPFERAEPDPEVVANRLKALGSLSRNEGVIVLSSLKAALFDISYIIPARLGALTAEVGREVDLYEFSASLCGLGYERRPKVEGRGELSVRGGIVDIFPPDMPEPIRLEFYSDMIESIRSFDLASQRSIDELKSVAIYPCSEFIIDEDLEKITERLKSLREQPAWLKEDIARLESGTSFPGASAYGRLLAERPRCLTGFMPKGSLLILGDREILAAKAKVLSSKADDFTQGELGRLITALTGHPPFLSFDVLLEGVKGTLSLSPGLGHRGAIEFSSKRIDPLLGDMDKFKDFLMSEDGLKVIVLRSRGQLERMAEIIAGFGLEYSREFSSLSSRLPLLIEADFGEGFGLTDPKLRLICESDIFVKVRPLRRDKQTATCESPITLAEMEAGDKVVHRNQGIGIFVGLTRKEALGIRREYILLEYKDGDRLYVPLEQIGLISKYIGAEGEGASLSKLGMKDWARAKAKVKRSVKKLAFDLLSLHAYRMEVFGHSFSKDSPWQAEMEETFPFAETADQIGAIGDVKIDMEKGRPMDRLVCGDVGYGKTEVALRAAFKAALDGKQVLVLVPTTILANQHFLTFKERFAPYPVRIELLSRFRKRDDEKRVLLELEAGLVDVVIGTHRLLQKDVVFKDLGLVIIDEEQRFGVANKEHFKNLRKNVDVLTMSATPIPRTLQMSLSGVRDLSVINTPPEDRFPIATKVVPYDEELIRSAVRRELSRGGQIFYVHNRVMTINAAAERLRGLIPEAKIAIAHGQMDERELEKVMDSFLKGEQDILLCTTIIESGIDIPRANTIIVEMAERLGLAQMYQLRGRVGRSHHLAYAYFLSSGELACEDAQKRLKAMADFTELGSGIKIALRDLEIRGAGSILGAEQHGQMEAVGFELYNQLLKEAVLELKGEELPKDASTLSIDLPIEAIIPADYIEDEGLRIDAYRSIALAMRREDLPKVEAALRDRFGRFGEPVRNLLDLAEIRLLAMEASLDGLSYDGRRLKLAGVELGRDGVKALSGLGGSGPKLDYRPASKTLFFTIGRLDGTELLSFVKKLLDDIIKNRK
- the eno gene encoding phosphopyruvate hydratase, translating into MTGITKILAREILDSRANPTVEVEVRLAGGGWGRAAVPSGASTGAFEAVELRDGDKSRYLGKGVEKAVKTVNELIAKELIGLDAFDQRALDARLIELDGTENKAKLGANAILGVSLAAAKAVANTFSFPLYRYLGGPDAHTLPVPMMNILNGGKHADNNVDIQEFMVMPVGAASFKEALRMGAEVFHSLKGVLHAKGHSTAVGDEGGFAPNLSSNEEALRVIIEAIEAAGYKPGSEVFIALDPASTEFFKDGKYLLEGEGRSLTPAEMVEFYADWVDKYPIISIEDGMAEEDWDGWRALTERLGEKIQLIGDDLFVTNVKRLAKGIELGVANSILVKLNQIGSLTETLSVIEMAKRAGYTAVISHRSGETEDTTIADVAVATNAGQIKTGAPSRTDRVCKYNQLLRIESDLGEMAVYPKDKAFYNVKR